TCACCCTGGACGGAGGCCGTCCATGAGCGCCTGCATGTCTGCGGGCACCGGTGCCGTAAAGCGCATCCTTTCACCGGTAACGGGATGGATGATTTGCAGCTTGTGGGCGTGCAGCATCTGGCGTTCGACGTTTTGAACGAGATGCCTGACGCCGGTGGAAGCATCGGCGGAAATCCGGGAGGCGTGCCGCCCGCCATAATCGGGGTCGCCTACGACCGGGTGGTGCATGGCTGCGCAGTGCACCCGGATCTGGTGGGTGCGCCCGGTCTTCAGATCGAGGCGCAGCAGGGTGAACCCTCCAAAACGCTCAACGACCCGCCAGTAGGTCTCGGCCGGGCGGCCCGCTCTGCTGCTTGTCGACATCTTTTTGCGCTGGGTGGGGTGGCGACCGATGGGAAGGCGCATTTCTCCCGAATCTGCCTTTACATTACCGTGAACGACGGCCAGGTAGGTCTTCCTCACCGAGCGTTCCTTGAACTGCCGAACGAGCGCA
This genomic interval from Deltaproteobacteria bacterium contains the following:
- a CDS encoding RluA family pseudouridine synthase; the protein is MSGQGPFSFTVQHSEHDQRVDVVVSTRLEECSRSFAATLIHNDFIRVNRAAVKPSHRLKTGDVVEGEIPPPKPVDCAPEPISLDFLYQDSALAVVNKPAGMVVHPAPGNYTGTLVNALLFHCPDLSGIGGDIRPGIVHRLDKGTSGVMVIAKNGSALDALVRQFKERSVRKTYLAVVHGNVKADSGEMRLPIGRHPTQRKKMSTSSRAGRPAETYWRVVERFGGFTLLRLDLKTGRTHQIRVHCAAMHHPVVGDPDYGGRHASRISADASTGVRHLVQNVERQMLHAHKLQIIHPVTGERMRFTAPVPADMQALMDGLRPG